The genomic stretch acacagctggcttcggcttgcacccgaggcgcctccaagcttcatggaggcgcctcggacactgttcatctgaggcttaacttgtttcttttgtacctgcaagatatgttagtcccaaaacaacacaataccctgcaatacaaagttagaacagatataaacatgataaattaagtggttaacaatcatcggactgtccgggtctgacttcgaagttccgaccggaaaccctaggttgacccgacacctactgttccttctacgaggaacgcgtcctcacctactcccctcaggagagattacctggtgtcagtccagtcctccagaccgactggactttctgcctagagttagcactccctaagacctagggttaccgccccctagggtttttctccacctagggttaccaccccctaggacttagggttttcctcctcctagggttaccaccccctaggacctaaggttacgcCCCTTAAGATTttctttcacctagggttaccaccccctaggacttaaggttaccaccccttaggtttttccacctgcctaaccgcagttaggactttcctgaaacctcatttaagcacattagataacaaggaattttaactttgaatccctttgtcattatcaaaacttaggttcgttcgtcggatgcttcccgcaccaacatcccAAACtcaatctatcattgttgggtcttggACTACCCAATACCATATCTAACCCTCTAGCTTCAACCGTGAATCTTGTTAGGATTTTCTCCaaactatcaagctttgcctttaaagcttgattttccttttctaggttCCTTACCCTAGAATTGACTTGTCTACATTGTACATTCTTAGACCTACCcatctttctaggcatatgtctccacTTCTTTGGATTTTTGActaggttctccattaccttaTTCTCTTTAGTAATGAGAATCTAAGATGTCTAGGTTTATCATGTATAGGTACCTTAGGGTTATAATCTACAttgaccctatttctatcatgatatctaaaaccaaaattatgtatgggtaaataaggaaaattattcctagcatgcatgggaaaacaacaatttgaattacatttcaaattagggtatacctcccttacccttgaagctccccctcaaCTTGAGAGTCTTCTTCTCTCATTTCTTTAAATGTgttagcttcttgatctccttcttcttagggcatttggtgtggtagtggcccttctccccacatgtgaagcatacaaTATGCATTCTCCtcttttgggcttcttcattcctacaactcatgttagtatttaaaataacttgattgagtttaggagttagaTTCTTCTTACCTataggacacctactcttgtagtgtcccttctcattgcacccgaagcaaatgatgtagtcctttgacttgacttcggtgAAGATGCTTGCAAGGTTGACTTCTAAAaattcctcttcacttgtcttggattcttcttcaacccttgatgatgtttcctcatccacacttgtgtatgtcatttcttcatccttctcctccttgaatgatctctcatcttcttctcctcagAAGTCGAATACACATCATCTTTtgattgctcctcctctacttcttGGACCAttgaacccttctccttgggctcttccttTTCATGTGTAGGGTTAGGTTCTTCTTTTAGACCCAACTTTATCTTGCTCCATAAGCCATAAGCATTTCGTACTTGCTTACATCACTTATCACATTAGaaggtaaaatatcaattaaaatcgatattaccttctcatttgcctttgatcgtgattgttgttcctcggtccaatatcttggtcggagtctttttcctttctcgtctcttgggacttcgaacaGCTCCTTGACATTGAACGGCtccttgaccaccatcatggtgtcgtAATCAGTTtcaaagaagacctccatcttcatcatccaataggtcatgtcccataagcttcctcttTTATATTTTAGCGGATCTATCAAGTCGGTCATCCTTGAAAGTTGCTCTTCTCGGTGATTAGTCCGATGAAGTACTACGACCTCGTTATGATACTATTTGTTGAGGATTGGTGGCCGGTTAGAAGGGCGAGTTTGAATAAACGTCACCCCAAGTCTATTACAAACTCGACATGCTCGTTTAAAGTGGTttggagataaaactcctactccacggctgttcgtaaggtggacgatgcAGATCTATCGGTGGATGACTTTTCAGCAAACTTTGGCTAGCTAATGTAGCTTCTTGTGGGcaaagaaacctcaccacaagtCTCATAAGAACACTTGAGACGCTAGAGCACTGGTAGAAGTAGCACCaaaggaatttttttaattaattattttttaattttctttttccttttataattaactattaaaaataataaataatcgaAATAATTTTTACTCTTTTAATGtttctttaattttacttttttttattaatcttattctgtatttttatttttaataaaattctaaaataaaaaaatggataAATTTAGTTAATCATTATGAGTTTAacccctttttgttttttttgttttttttttttgaaaaaaatgagtTTTTTAGGGTTGCCCATTACTTTTGTACGAAATTCATTAATTTGATTCGGTTAGGTTTTATTCAATTTAAGATAAAGATAATaaatttttactttaatttaggactgaaagttagaaaaaaatatttttgaaattaaatattttatttcagaaATATAAAAGTATAACGTACGTTTTGAAAATGTCAAAATTTTAAATGCGCTCTTTCTTAAAAAGTAGAAGGGTTAAAAGATTTACGCATTAGATTTTTTGTTGAGAACCCAAATTTCTAAAGATTTCTAATTCGTACTCCCCCATTAATTCTGGACACGACTCAACCCAGATATAAGCTTTAGACATATGCATTGATTTGATGGCGACTTACCCTGTTGTTTTCACCTTTGTATGTTTCTTCTAATTACTTGTTTATATGGTAGTAGAAAGGTGTTTAATTAtcattttatattttgatttctAACTATTATATATTTGTATAGATTTTTTTGAAATAGAACTTATAATCAATGGATATTGAATTTCTGAATCGTGGATCACAAGtacttttagatttattttaatgattggagaaaattttataaattctttcAGTTTTGAAGTTATTTGGAGAGATTAAAGATTTTAATATTATCTTTTTTATGGTAATTAAAACGAGCAAACTTTTTCAAacaataattatttaatttaatggcAGGACTTCTTTATCCGGGAGGTTGTAGGCTTAAGGTTAGGAGTTTAATACGTATAATTGCATGATTTATAGGAATTAAACGAACAGAATAATTTTACATCGGTAAGGActataaaaattattgttatttttttataaaaagaaattgtaGATACAATTAGGGAACACAAAATCACCACCATCATCTTAGATTTCgagagaaaatatatttttaaatgatatttgtcatgtataaattttgaataaattacttGATTTAAAATAAGtgaattttataacaaaaaatatagTACATTTGTTATTTaagtatgataaaaaaatatatattatgttaaattagtaaaatgataaattgaatataaaataaaaataagtgaataaattaattataattaaatattcatGTTTTTTATGATTgaatagaaaattaaaatacttTAATATCATCTAGAACAACTTGGTATCGTTAGTCGCTTTGGCCGAGTGGTTAAGGCGTGTGCCTGCTAAGTACATGGGGTTTCCCCGCGAGAGTTCGAATCTCTCAGGCGACGATCGAAGTTTTTAATTCTTATGTTTTTAATTGGCAACCAAATTAtctcaaaatttattttcaagtattattaGAAGGTTACGGAGTAATTACAAAGAAAATACACACCAAAATCCATATCCATTATTACATCGCGATTAACAAAGTAAGATGCATTCAAAGCGAGAAACACATAACTTTTGTCATAAAACACAAGCGATCGACTTCATACATGTTTTTATTTCATAAAAAACAACAAACACCGCATTAGTCATCGCAATCACTTCTTCAACAAATTCTGGGCCAAGTTGGCATATCCTTCCAAGCCACCTCCGCCGGATTGAGCCTCGCCGGAGTCATCATCCGCCGGAGGAGCTTTATCTGCCCCTTCTTCCTCTACTTTCGCCCCTGCTTCTTCAGTCTTTGCCGCTGCTTCCTCTACTTTCGCCTTTGCTTCCTCCGTCTTCGGAGCGGCAGCAGCAGCAGCTGAACCACCGGTGGTGCGATACTGTTCCAGATACGTCTCCGCTTGCTCCACGTACTTTCCATAACTGCTTTCCTCGGCCTTAGTGTAGTGAGACACAGCACCGAGCAAGTCGGAGGCCGCTCCTGCGGCGGCAGCCTTGTCGACCTTGTCAGCGGCGCCGCCGAAGGTGGACTTGGCCGCGTCCGCCACCACTTTAGCGCTAGAGAAGAGCTCGGTCGGGTCCATCTGCTGCTGGTGTCCGTGGGAGTCTCCGGAGCCAGTCTTGTCGGCGCCACTGCTGTCGGAACCGCCGGAAGCAAAAGCCGGAATCTTGCTGAAGAAAGAATCCATGAGGGCTAACTACCGGAGGCGATGGCGAAGAAGGTAGCTGGGTGGGGGTGATATTTAAGCAGCAGCCGCGCAGTTGAAGTGGAAGATATCTGAGAAATCCTGCCGTTGAGAATGTGTGGGTGGGAATCGATGGCGCTTTAATAATATCTATTGCGTGGAAGAAACGGCAGAGGATGCAGCGTTGCTATGGATAACGATGGCCACTTGTGTCGGCAAGAGCGCTATGATGGGCGTGTCCATTCCTCTGGCCAAGCGATGGGAAGGCCACCACGGATATGCCGTCGACATTGCCATAAATTTACATGTCCTTTGGTAACACGAATTTATGATTACGGGTAAATTCAATAAAGTAATCTAATTGacttatttattataaatttaatttattgaatATAGCTTGTGTGGGTATCTATTATTGTCATTCTGTttctttttcagaaaaaaaaaaacgaaGAAAAACTTTTCATTCATCTCAAACTGAGATGCCAGTTGTGGGATTCAATGAGATTGTGTGCTTCATTCACTTTGAGTTTGATCCAACTTTGTGGTACTAAGCATTCAAATACAGTCTAGAACTACCATCACAATCCAAAAGAAACCAGCATGTCCTGTTTGGAACACGGGAAGAGCCAATGAGGTTGCTTTATCTCCT from Zingiber officinale cultivar Zhangliang chromosome 5B, Zo_v1.1, whole genome shotgun sequence encodes the following:
- the LOC121984430 gene encoding nodulin-related protein 1-like — its product is MDSFFSKIPAFASGGSDSSGADKTGSGDSHGHQQQMDPTELFSSAKVVADAAKSTFGGAADKVDKAAAAGAASDLLGAVSHYTKAEESSYGKYVEQAETYLEQYRTTGGSAAAAAAPKTEEAKAKVEEAAAKTEEAGAKVEEEGADKAPPADDDSGEAQSGGGGLEGYANLAQNLLKK